One Turneriella parva DSM 21527 genomic region harbors:
- a CDS encoding LamG-like jellyroll fold domain-containing protein: MQNFIKPVAIAFVLLCVQCSFLKLDKETNCLNDKTACFKEDKTRPSFVQTVLPAPGVVVSTLGEVQLMFSEELNNPQPSDFVYSEPGLIVQSVTKIDKFTYRLLNNRNPNQGGPLTLNFTGLKDYAGNSITNGSITYTINLNIPVTPTATHTGVSTVGYPTVSVSWRFAYTPVLAGDTVYHVRLTTGAEDCTAGTPITPATATPLVNSAVLTYDETNSTTIAATTYNFTVNTSVITTSGAQKILICLNNVNNNKFGIGVINIVRDDTRPDVLAISPVGGNYVAAQTLTFTCSDNVDKIIYNYASNAAQAFDPVAGDVTEPVFNTSTGALVAGTGFIYDPDNKPVTPYSDNTTRSIYKYRCIDKAGNITPANAFAALVSGVYRINSTFPTVSLISLTKTGANPEVNITGVGAGGYTSATLRWSTNQVGQAWEIRPGGTDCGAGGTFVAQGSGGTATPSPANTPILTDILNISPGIASGLNNLRVCVSNGSEWGQAGFTLLRDDTAPSTLTVNVPPGDYGTVQNLVFSCSDNEDRVIFTESFSAPGASPADPGDPLFDADGRRITGTLHTGPHAVTSDDTSLIGKRTRIKYRCIDKAGHVTAVNDVTYTIDTLLPTITVQNQNHTAVSAQPGANGLVQLTWVADRQITGYDIRRGSTNCNDGTVLTSGTNLSNASVLAAGTTVTSTINANLTNFALDEGSYTIHICTSNSIGSKGYTSRVVKYDTTPPTFAGLNSLTSGGSGNFTLQWSLADDTTGSGIAYYNIYRAEAPGGPYNTVNHIAAHPATSINVTVPVPTNTYYFIAGAVDNAGNETKVTLLPLATKPTISVTMLSETGNTNFNLSDGTVTAPLTATTTTTTAAWSTTLSAGSTYNFSVSNVPVGKVCAIRQRQYGTLIANITITIDCINGYTVAGRYQAMPAAPLNFMLYRGISSTTYSGATSINGVVSIGNMIYFVRREGTSNSSIQRCDPTNCAATLVTIANQTAGVMRHLVTDGANLYAANPNGSAAAMRIYKYSALQTGQAAPQAEYNPALTSGFHSGLALDANRNLLYVGLRGVAQIKRIHLDTGVVDTLSSIVSEHEGMALLGDDLYVATPDNGNCILKATNAHTATALTLYAGSSGPTEAYIDGPLLAARFARAHGIVSDGTDLYIAEFAGARIRRIDMRKGIVSTIAGGGVAGTDGTGPVAGFANLFSMATDGRKLYASEGGSNRLRVIADSGLVAYWPLDGNLNEYASDGTVTKPATINGDVTTAQGRYGAGSSAYAFDGVDDYISVATGSADTHFNAANFSVAFWVRPAATQLESTGAPRDYDLVTNWFAGQYDFSVRYHNEISSANTIPPQTPGQLIFLRWDGTVSPYCISGIRIDDGNYHHVVAQKYGSLLVMYIDGKKVCSVADTVGTINLANVGPVRIGARPGTNENEFTGNLSDVRIYKRALSEGEINELAQDAAAAQVGSFFSTGATGLLSHYEFAGNILPSGPIGASLGNGPLPSLTTGKDGDPNGAKRYVAASSQYHYNNDTTGYPIGNQARTQCVWVNPASYPSGNYYGIIQYGSNFANGKSGLFMRENSGSHYLVMPGGGSDHEVAYKLPLNAWTHLCGSYDGNLARLYVNGKEQGTAGAFPSWSTQTGPLGIGRDLTLTNYFDGKIDDVRIYNNTLSAAQIRQLATQVPAGLMARYDFNGDSADSSGFANTLTATGSTVADNDRFLQANSSYRFNGGKFGTASPVMTSLDNVSLSAWFKQTTMHAWLQYIVINGSGSNGYGIYLDGPAGNVVSAILGGIGYLRTTVAAPLHVWNHVALVRSAGTWSIYLNGVSLPINAIAPATITSTPALPMGGAFIGLDAGAGNYFEGAIDDARFYNRALSATEIRALAGYHPMQVSTWNATANSSSIKLHYIPEHLGPLADNTEITQWDNTSGNPLHIVRGALGPLYAQSGINGRPALSFTAGRYLTRGCNDLNLGGDNLTIIGAISQTGNGGSNRALYEYGPNLVYLHDTSSQRLAYFNTSIRVNSQADFINLVAPNANMIYAVSNGASGGIYKNGTNVTEGAAVASTGSACVFPNALYLGSRFDGAVAYDSFLGLFGDVLYFNTVLIPADRRIAECYLSSKYSIPLGPGVTCD, translated from the coding sequence ATGCAAAATTTCATAAAACCGGTCGCTATTGCCTTTGTTCTGCTCTGCGTTCAGTGCTCTTTTCTGAAGCTAGACAAAGAGACGAATTGTTTGAACGATAAGACGGCGTGCTTTAAAGAAGACAAGACGCGGCCGAGTTTCGTTCAAACAGTTTTGCCGGCTCCGGGAGTTGTCGTATCTACGTTGGGTGAAGTTCAGCTCATGTTTTCAGAAGAGCTGAATAACCCGCAGCCCTCAGATTTTGTCTATAGCGAGCCGGGTCTCATCGTACAATCTGTGACGAAGATTGACAAGTTTACCTATCGCTTACTGAACAATCGTAATCCTAATCAGGGCGGGCCGCTCACGTTAAATTTCACCGGACTTAAAGATTATGCTGGTAATAGTATCACAAATGGGAGCATAACATATACCATTAATCTGAACATCCCGGTCACGCCAACCGCGACGCACACAGGTGTCAGCACAGTAGGCTACCCGACCGTTTCTGTTTCGTGGCGCTTTGCGTATACGCCGGTGCTTGCCGGCGATACGGTTTACCATGTCAGACTCACCACCGGCGCCGAAGACTGCACTGCCGGCACTCCCATTACACCGGCGACCGCGACACCTCTGGTGAATTCGGCGGTGCTAACCTACGACGAGACAAATTCGACGACTATTGCGGCAACAACTTACAACTTTACGGTTAACACTTCTGTGATCACCACGTCGGGAGCGCAGAAAATTCTGATATGCCTGAATAACGTTAACAACAATAAATTCGGTATCGGCGTTATCAATATCGTGCGCGACGATACACGGCCCGACGTTCTGGCTATCTCACCCGTTGGTGGCAATTATGTAGCGGCGCAGACGCTGACTTTTACCTGCAGCGACAACGTTGACAAAATTATTTATAACTACGCGAGCAATGCTGCGCAGGCTTTTGACCCTGTAGCCGGCGATGTGACCGAACCAGTTTTCAATACCAGCACTGGCGCTCTCGTGGCCGGCACAGGTTTCATCTATGATCCAGACAACAAGCCGGTGACGCCTTATTCAGATAATACAACGCGATCAATTTACAAGTACCGTTGCATCGATAAGGCCGGTAATATAACGCCGGCAAATGCATTTGCGGCGCTAGTTTCAGGTGTATATCGAATTAACAGCACTTTCCCGACCGTATCGCTGATCAGCCTCACGAAAACCGGTGCGAACCCCGAAGTGAATATCACAGGCGTTGGCGCAGGCGGGTACACTTCTGCCACGCTGAGGTGGAGTACGAATCAGGTCGGTCAGGCGTGGGAAATTCGTCCTGGCGGCACTGATTGCGGTGCTGGCGGCACATTTGTCGCTCAGGGCTCTGGCGGTACGGCCACACCGTCACCAGCTAACACACCCATTCTGACAGATATTTTGAATATAAGCCCAGGTATTGCTTCAGGTTTAAATAATCTACGCGTTTGCGTGAGCAACGGCTCAGAGTGGGGCCAGGCCGGCTTCACTCTGCTCAGAGACGATACGGCGCCTTCGACGCTGACAGTCAACGTACCGCCCGGTGATTATGGTACGGTTCAAAACCTGGTGTTCAGCTGTTCAGACAATGAAGACCGCGTCATTTTTACGGAAAGCTTTTCGGCCCCAGGTGCGTCACCGGCCGACCCGGGTGACCCTCTGTTTGATGCGGATGGCCGACGCATCACGGGTACGCTGCATACCGGGCCTCATGCCGTAACGAGTGACGATACTTCTTTGATTGGCAAGCGTACGCGCATCAAGTACCGGTGTATCGACAAGGCTGGTCATGTGACAGCCGTTAATGATGTGACTTATACTATCGACACCCTGCTGCCAACTATCACGGTGCAGAACCAAAACCACACTGCGGTCAGCGCACAGCCTGGTGCCAACGGTTTGGTGCAACTGACTTGGGTTGCCGACCGCCAGATAACCGGGTACGATATTCGCCGTGGCAGCACTAACTGCAATGATGGCACGGTGCTGACGAGCGGTACGAATCTTTCGAACGCTTCAGTTTTGGCAGCGGGAACCACGGTAACTTCTACCATCAATGCCAATTTGACGAATTTCGCTTTGGACGAGGGGTCATATACAATTCATATCTGCACCTCGAACAGCATAGGCTCAAAAGGTTACACTTCGCGCGTGGTAAAATACGACACCACCCCACCCACCTTCGCGGGCCTGAATTCGCTCACCTCTGGCGGTAGCGGCAACTTCACACTCCAATGGTCTCTCGCCGATGATACGACTGGCTCAGGCATTGCCTATTACAACATCTACCGCGCCGAAGCACCTGGCGGGCCTTACAACACGGTGAACCACATCGCGGCGCACCCGGCGACGAGCATCAACGTGACAGTGCCGGTGCCGACTAACACGTATTACTTCATTGCAGGCGCTGTTGATAACGCCGGTAACGAAACCAAAGTCACTCTCTTGCCGCTGGCAACGAAGCCGACGATTTCAGTGACGATGCTATCAGAAACCGGCAATACCAACTTTAATCTGAGCGACGGCACCGTGACGGCGCCGCTGACAGCGACGACGACGACCACAACTGCCGCCTGGTCAACGACGCTGAGCGCAGGTTCGACTTACAACTTCAGCGTATCCAATGTGCCGGTCGGCAAAGTCTGTGCCATTAGGCAGCGGCAATATGGTACTCTAATTGCAAATATCACCATCACTATTGATTGCATCAACGGCTATACAGTCGCCGGGCGTTATCAGGCGATGCCGGCTGCCCCGTTAAACTTTATGCTGTATCGGGGTATATCCTCAACTACTTATTCTGGTGCTACGTCGATCAATGGTGTCGTGAGCATTGGCAACATGATTTACTTCGTGCGCCGCGAGGGCACTAGCAATAGTTCAATTCAGCGGTGTGACCCGACGAACTGCGCAGCGACTCTGGTGACCATCGCCAATCAAACCGCAGGCGTAATGCGCCATCTGGTCACTGATGGTGCCAACCTATACGCGGCGAACCCGAATGGTAGCGCAGCAGCAATGAGGATCTATAAATACAGCGCACTGCAGACCGGCCAGGCGGCGCCTCAGGCCGAGTATAACCCCGCACTCACGAGTGGCTTTCATTCGGGGCTCGCTTTAGACGCGAACCGCAACCTGCTCTACGTCGGTCTTCGCGGCGTGGCACAAATAAAGAGGATTCACCTCGACACGGGTGTCGTGGATACGCTCAGCTCGATTGTGAGCGAACACGAGGGCATGGCACTTTTGGGCGACGATCTTTACGTCGCGACGCCGGATAACGGCAATTGCATTCTCAAGGCCACCAACGCACACACGGCAACTGCACTCACCCTCTATGCAGGTTCGTCTGGCCCGACCGAAGCCTATATAGACGGCCCGCTGCTGGCAGCTCGGTTCGCGCGCGCGCACGGCATTGTGAGCGACGGTACCGACCTCTATATCGCCGAATTTGCCGGCGCGCGCATTCGCCGCATCGACATGCGCAAAGGCATCGTCTCAACCATCGCGGGTGGTGGGGTTGCGGGCACAGACGGCACGGGCCCTGTCGCCGGCTTTGCCAATCTATTTTCGATGGCCACCGATGGCAGAAAACTCTATGCGAGCGAGGGCGGCAGCAACCGACTGCGCGTTATTGCCGATTCTGGTCTTGTGGCCTATTGGCCGCTCGATGGTAACCTGAATGAATATGCCAGCGACGGCACGGTAACAAAGCCTGCGACCATCAATGGTGATGTGACAACAGCCCAGGGCCGTTACGGTGCGGGAAGTTCAGCTTACGCATTTGACGGCGTCGACGACTACATCAGCGTTGCGACCGGCTCTGCAGATACACACTTTAATGCGGCCAACTTTTCCGTTGCCTTCTGGGTGAGGCCGGCCGCCACCCAGCTCGAAAGCACAGGGGCACCGCGTGATTATGATTTGGTGACAAACTGGTTCGCGGGCCAATACGATTTTTCTGTTCGCTACCATAACGAGATTTCGAGCGCGAATACGATACCACCACAAACACCAGGGCAGTTGATTTTTCTGCGCTGGGATGGCACTGTTTCACCTTATTGCATCAGCGGCATTCGCATCGACGATGGCAATTACCATCATGTCGTCGCGCAGAAGTACGGCAGCCTGCTGGTTATGTACATCGACGGCAAAAAGGTCTGCTCTGTTGCTGATACTGTTGGCACGATCAATCTCGCGAATGTCGGGCCAGTGCGCATCGGTGCCCGCCCGGGTACGAATGAGAACGAATTCACTGGCAACCTGTCCGATGTACGAATTTACAAACGAGCCTTAAGCGAAGGTGAGATCAACGAACTCGCGCAAGATGCCGCCGCCGCTCAGGTAGGTTCTTTTTTTAGCACCGGCGCGACCGGTTTGCTGAGTCATTACGAGTTTGCGGGCAACATCTTACCAAGTGGGCCTATCGGCGCAAGTCTGGGCAATGGACCTCTGCCTTCATTAACGACAGGTAAAGACGGTGACCCCAACGGTGCAAAGAGATACGTTGCTGCCAGTTCACAATATCATTACAACAATGACACAACGGGGTATCCGATCGGCAATCAGGCCCGCACGCAGTGCGTGTGGGTAAACCCTGCATCTTACCCGTCAGGAAATTATTACGGAATAATACAATACGGTTCGAATTTCGCGAATGGTAAATCAGGGCTTTTCATGCGCGAAAATTCTGGTTCGCACTATCTGGTGATGCCCGGGGGCGGCAGCGACCACGAGGTTGCGTACAAGCTGCCGCTTAATGCCTGGACCCACCTCTGCGGTTCTTACGACGGAAACCTGGCGCGCCTCTATGTCAATGGAAAGGAACAAGGCACAGCCGGTGCATTCCCTTCATGGAGTACGCAGACTGGTCCTTTGGGCATCGGCAGAGACCTGACACTGACAAATTATTTTGACGGCAAAATTGATGATGTGAGGATATATAACAATACGCTTTCTGCCGCGCAGATTCGCCAGCTCGCGACTCAGGTGCCGGCGGGTCTTATGGCACGTTATGACTTCAATGGTGATAGTGCAGACTCGAGCGGCTTCGCGAATACCTTGACAGCAACTGGTTCGACAGTGGCAGATAACGACCGGTTTTTGCAGGCGAATTCATCTTACCGCTTCAACGGCGGTAAATTTGGCACGGCGAGCCCGGTCATGACCAGCCTTGACAATGTATCGCTGTCAGCATGGTTCAAGCAGACGACAATGCATGCGTGGTTGCAATACATTGTCATTAATGGTAGTGGTAGCAATGGCTATGGCATTTATCTCGACGGCCCGGCAGGTAACGTCGTCAGCGCGATTCTCGGCGGTATCGGATATCTGAGAACGACCGTAGCCGCCCCGTTGCACGTCTGGAACCACGTCGCCTTGGTGAGGTCAGCGGGAACCTGGAGTATATACCTGAACGGGGTTTCTCTGCCGATTAACGCGATTGCGCCGGCGACGATTACCTCGACGCCGGCATTGCCTATGGGCGGTGCCTTTATAGGGCTTGATGCAGGGGCTGGCAACTATTTTGAAGGAGCGATCGATGACGCGCGCTTTTACAATCGTGCACTGAGCGCAACCGAGATACGCGCGCTCGCGGGGTATCATCCGATGCAGGTGAGTACCTGGAATGCCACAGCAAACAGCAGCAGCATAAAGTTGCATTATATTCCTGAGCACCTGGGCCCGTTAGCTGATAATACCGAAATTACGCAATGGGATAATACCTCAGGTAACCCACTACACATAGTTCGGGGTGCCTTAGGCCCCTTGTATGCGCAATCGGGTATTAATGGCAGGCCAGCACTGAGTTTTACCGCGGGCCGTTACCTCACGCGAGGTTGCAATGATCTTAATCTTGGTGGTGACAACTTAACAATTATTGGTGCAATCAGCCAAACAGGCAACGGAGGTAGCAATCGAGCCCTGTATGAGTATGGCCCAAACCTTGTCTATTTGCATGATACATCATCGCAGCGCCTTGCATATTTCAACACCTCTATAAGGGTCAATTCACAGGCCGATTTCATCAATTTGGTCGCACCGAATGCGAACATGATATATGCGGTTTCCAATGGTGCCTCGGGCGGTATCTATAAGAATGGAACCAATGTTACCGAGGGTGCTGCTGTCGCGAGTACCGGATCGGCCTGCGTATTCCCAAACGCCCTCTACCTAGGCAGCCGATTTGATGGCGCAGTCGCATACGACAGCTTTCTCGGGCTATTCGGGGATGTCCTGTACTTCAATACAGTCCTGATTCCAGCCGACAGGCGCATTGCGGAGTGTTATCTGTCGTCCAAATACTCGATTCCACTTGGTCCAGGTGTGACGTGTGATTAA